Sequence from the Candidatus Saccharibacteria bacterium oral taxon 488 genome:
GGCTTGTGGTTGTTTGCAATTTTGGTGGTGCTGGAAGTGACGTTTAGCTTTGATAACGCGGTGATTAACAGCAAGGTGCTGGCTGGCATGAGCCAGGTTTGGCAAAAGGTGTTTTTGACAGTTGGGATTTTCGTGGCGGTGTTCGTGGTGCGGTTCGTGCTGCCGATTATCATCGTGATGGTGGCGAGCGGCCATGGCTTCATGGAAGTGGTTGATTTGGCGCTGAATAGGCCGGCGGAATACGGTCATATTTTGCATGAAGCCTCGCCGATGATCGATGCCTTTGGCGGCGCGTTTCTGATTATGATTGGCCTCAGTTATTTCATTGATTATAACAAGCGCGTGCATTGGATGCGGCATGTCGAGCCGTGGCTGGCCAAGGCTGGGCGGTTCGAGAATTTCAAGGTGTGTTTGATGCTGGGCGTGGCGGCGGTGCTGTATTTTACGGTCGAGCCGCCGCATCGAGCGCTGGTACTGATCTCGTCGGTGTTGGGGATTATACTGCATATCGGGCTGGAATTGTTCGGCTCATTCTTCCATGAGGATGATGCTAAATCAGTCAAGGTCAAGGTTGGTTGGGCGGCGTTCGCTAGCCTGCTCTATCTGGAAGTGTTGGATGCTAGTTTTAGCTTTGACGGCGTCATCGGCGCGTTTGCTATCACCAGCAGCGTGCTGCTGATTGTGGCGGGCCTGGGTGCTGGAGCGATTTGGGTGCGGTCGCTGACGGTGTATTTGCTGCGGACGGGCATGCTCAGTAAGTATAAATATCTGGAAAATGGCGCGCACTGGGCGATCATGGCGCTGGGTATGATGATGATTGCTAAGTTGTTTCATCTGGAGCTGCCGGAATGGGCGACGGGAGGCTTGGGGCTGCTGTTTGTGAGCTTGGCGGTTGGCAGCAGTATGCTGGAGGCGCGAGCGATTAATTTGCAAGAAGCAGCTGCGGCGAAATTGCATAGCGCTGAGCGGCGGCTGAAACACGGCGCGGCGAAAATTGTGCCGCGAAAGCGACGGTAATTAGTATTTGGATTTTTATTTTTGGGCGGGAGCGTTTACTATTGCGACATTGTTGCAATAAGCATTTTTGATTTCGCAGGCGCAATGGTGTAGTGATGTGCCGGGGGGGTTAGAGCTTGACGCTTATGGCTGAAATGTGATCGGATAAAAAGTCATGAATCATTGTTTGCGCCGTTGGGATGGTCCAATTTTTCAAAATAGTTAATTCATCGCTATTAAAATTCATCATAACAAAACGGTCGGTTGAGACTTGCCGCCGCAGTAGATTGTCTGTACCGATACGAATATGCCAAAAGTCAGAACCAATGTGAGCATGAAGCGA
This genomic interval carries:
- a CDS encoding DUF475 domain-containing protein, whose amino-acid sequence is MKHWLHSHHPFRIFWFSALLTLALGGLIFGHFGASGLWLFAILVVLEVTFSFDNAVINSKVLAGMSQVWQKVFLTVGIFVAVFVVRFVLPIIIVMVASGHGFMEVVDLALNRPAEYGHILHEASPMIDAFGGAFLIMIGLSYFIDYNKRVHWMRHVEPWLAKAGRFENFKVCLMLGVAAVLYFTVEPPHRALVLISSVLGIILHIGLELFGSFFHEDDAKSVKVKVGWAAFASLLYLEVLDASFSFDGVIGAFAITSSVLLIVAGLGAGAIWVRSLTVYLLRTGMLSKYKYLENGAHWAIMALGMMMIAKLFHLELPEWATGGLGLLFVSLAVGSSMLEARAINLQEAAAAKLHSAERRLKHGAAKIVPRKRR